TTATTAAAAATGCTCCAACTAATAATACTATAGTTTGAATAGCATCAGACCATAAAACAGCTTCTATTCCTCCCATTGATGTATAAGCAACACAGAATACTGCTACACCAACAGTTAATACTACTGGATTAAGACTTGGTAATGCTTGTTGTAATGCTAATGTTGGTAAATATAATACAACTGCCATTCTTATTATATGGAATAATATAAAAGCTAAACTTCCTATTATTCTAAATTTGTTATCAAATCTTTTTCCTAAATATTCATAAGCAGTAGTTACATTTACTCTTCTGAAAAATGGAACAAATACTAAAGCAGCCCATAAAACCATTAAAATAATTCCTATAGGTGCCATTCCTAAAAGCCATCCACCTCTAAATACAGAAGCTGGTATTGCTATGAAAGAAATTGAAGAAAGAGCTGTTGCATAAATACTACAAGCTGTTACCCATGCTGGAACTCTTCCACCTGCTTTGAAATAATCATCTGTAGAAGTAGTTCTTCTTGCAAAATAAACTCCAACCATAAACATACCGATAAAATATAATGCTATTACAACCCAGTTAAACCAATGCCAAGACATAATTGACCTCCATAATTTTTATTTATTTTTGTTTTTTATTTGTTCACGAGAACATACGATACATTAATTATGATAATTTATTTTCTTTATTTTGTCAACTGTTTTTTTTGAAACAGTTGTTCTTTTTTAGAAAAAAAATATTTTTTTTATACATTTTCTTTTGGAATTATTTAATTTTTTCATTTTATTTTTCTTTTTTTAGTCTTAATATTTATAAATAATTATATGATTCTCTTATCTTATTTTTTAGAATAAAATAAACTTTTTTTAAAAAATATGTACTAAAAAAAATAAAAAACCATTGACAAATATTATATAAAAAGTTATTATTGTATTGTACACGAGTACATAATTTTTTATAAATTTTCTAAGGACTAAAGGAGAAAAATCAATGAAAAAAATAGTCGGTATTGATATTGGTGGTACAATGATAAAATATGGACTTTTATCTATTGAAGGAGATATTTTAGAAAATGGTGAAATAGAAACAGAAGCTTCTAAAGGAATTGATGTACTTTTTGGAAAATTATGTAATATTGTTTCTAAATATTTAAAATCAAATGATATCCTTGGTATAGCTGTTTCTGGTACTGGTCAAATAGATGGTAGTATTGGAAAAGTTATTGGTGGTAACCCAATTATCCCTGGATGGATAGGAACTAATCTTGTTGAAAAACTAGAAAATCACTTTAATCTTCCTGCTGTTTTAGAAAATGATGTTAACTGTGCAGCTCTTGGTGAAAAGTGGCTTGGAGCTGGAAAAGGACAAGATAATTTTATCTGTGTTACAATAGGAACTGGAATCGGTGGAGGAATTGTTTTAAATGGCGATATATTTAGGGGTTCTTCCTGTGTTGCTGGTGAATTTGGACATATTCAAATTGAAAAAAATGGTAAAGAGTGCTTATGTGGAAAAAAAGGTTGTTATGAAAGATATGCTTCAGCAACAGCTTTAGTTTCACTAGCTAAAGAAAAAACAGGTAAAATTTATAATGGAAAACAAATTTTTGATAGAGAAAGAAAAAATGAACCTGTTTTCGTCGAAGTCATAAAAGAATGGGTAGATTATTTTACTGATGGACTTAGTACTATAACTTATATTTTTAATCCAACTCTTATTATTATTGGTGGAGGAGTTACTAAACAAGGAGATTATCTTTTAAACAAATTTAAAGATAGTTTAGATGCTAAACTTGGAGTAAATTATAAGAAAAACTTAGAAATAAAATTTGCTGAACTAGGAAATAATGCTGGTATGTTAGGTGCTGAATACTTATTACTTAAGAAAATTGGAATGTTATAATTTCAATTAATATATAAAGGAGTGATATATTATGATATATGGAGAAATTAAAGATTTAGCTCAATACAAAGGAATTTCAAAAAATTTAGATACTGCTATTGATTATATTTTATCTGGAAAATATAAAGATGGAGTTGTTGGTAAAAATGTTATAGATGGAGATAATGTATATTTTAATCATCCTGATTATCCTATGACAAAAGAAGTTAAAGATGCTTTCTTTGAAGGTCATAAACA
This genomic window from Fusobacterium sp. FSA-380-WT-3A contains:
- a CDS encoding ROK family protein; the protein is MKKIVGIDIGGTMIKYGLLSIEGDILENGEIETEASKGIDVLFGKLCNIVSKYLKSNDILGIAVSGTGQIDGSIGKVIGGNPIIPGWIGTNLVEKLENHFNLPAVLENDVNCAALGEKWLGAGKGQDNFICVTIGTGIGGGIVLNGDIFRGSSCVAGEFGHIQIEKNGKECLCGKKGCYERYASATALVSLAKEKTGKIYNGKQIFDRERKNEPVFVEVIKEWVDYFTDGLSTITYIFNPTLIIIGGGVTKQGDYLLNKFKDSLDAKLGVNYKKNLEIKFAELGNNAGMLGAEYLLLKKIGML